In Drosophila willistoni isolate 14030-0811.24 chromosome XR unlocalized genomic scaffold, UCI_dwil_1.1 Seg144, whole genome shotgun sequence, one DNA window encodes the following:
- the LOC6638806 gene encoding ubiquitin carboxyl-terminal hydrolase 36 isoform X1 — MPVSLAVCETTTTTTANVVNAALRESLLGGSRSGAAVAGSGSASSLISGAGGAGASAANDDDSSSTATANTNLQNQIVASAKRVLLAKIEYEEVENYNDSVLDNLKTKYVVIKSPTPAAAAAATNNGNSNSAGSKILGANGHDNRQKQQNANGGCSTPTTTTTQTSSSSTSSSSIEHNNNPNELPKPKRVLYQRENIRIGWKQSERKWQIGAGMINVGNTCYLNSTLQALFHIPALANWLNSEQSHLENCNIGGESGGGGGGGGGNNGGFCIICAMAKTLQSTQSNASAIRPYHIYSKLKQICKHMVIGRQEDAHEFLRFLVEAMEKAYLMRYRNYKELDQLVKETTPLNQIFGGYLRSEVRCLSCNHVSITFQHFQDLLLDIRKSDTLDEAFDGYFSRERLEDMGYKCEGCKKKVSATKQFSLQRAPITLCIQLKRFSMIGNKLTKQISFKPRIDLSRFAARSPTAQGQLPLTYRLVSLVTHLGVSQHCGHYTAIGLTESGSYYNFDDSYVRPIAMQSVCSTNSYIMFYELDLNQPLATPANKLNGLRQLSNGHHHHQQQQQQHQQQQQQQPTVVATIASSPMATTRFIGPQLPPGGLNGYAMTTTTTATNNTTNGHSQKTAIQFKPQQNGILTVGSGKFQESGQQKSPLVGTNHKNEAPAVAPNANANANGKSSSNPNTNTTINTNTNNGNSNNNNTNATTANNSNKLNQQQQQYLPMSSSDEEDSDEEKMKRPTTTTPQLPSMPKMDGGGDEKPKTLTLTPTTTPTASTPTVSNPLKRLVPYESASEEEESSSGTPSSSTPTTTTTAAAAAASSPMQATAAATLPPPPTPTNARKRSLPDHHHHHPHHHVMVNGHGKSPKPASMPPATNFNSSSSKQKTDAIDEIFKSLNNFNKKRINNKNQKHNEGDEEEDDEETLEKETNNSSRLVSSSTNTSPTTNGWKQSQIVSSSSSNSKNVSTSAAAAAATTSSSTSTSAPPSPKTPPSPAVINSKTGLWKVTRNLDDDDDEEEEDEDDEEHIAPTPPPVVAKTHKNPFSSQQKPTPSPSTEAAPKRQKLFNGTSSSTPHVGNGYQSEPSTPNGGGSGSGSNGCLNELLKQSHRGYGSSSVLSWNGKQTELDKELTADAQEQRQRDLDDDEENEMDRGRQRKVKTATANGKSSGNSNNTTPGYNPFQEYESQKRWHNKSSNGPPRFYTQHASSSYRSNFHQRNKFKCNRGGNGGGGSGGISKFDHRHGLQRHLAAGGGFPRRPNANQQQQQQQS; from the exons aTGCCCGTTTCGTTGGCTGTCTGtgaaacgacaacaacaactacagcaaATGTCGTAAATGCTGCTCTACGCGAATCGCTGCTTGGCGGTTCCCGATCTGGTGCTGCCGTTGCTGGCTCTGGCTCTGCCTCATCGTTGATTAGTGGCGCTGGTGGGGCTGGTGCTTCTGCTGCCAACGACGATGACTCCTCCTCCACAGCCACCGCCAACACTAATTTGCAAAATCAAATTGTAGCCAGCGCAAAGCGTGTTCTTTTGGCCAAAATTGAATATGAAGAAGTTGAGAATTATAATGATTCCGTTTTGGACaatttaaaaaccaaatatgTTGTCATCAAGTCTCCGACAcccgcagcagcagcggcagcaacaaaTAATGGTAACAGCAACAGCGCCGGCAGCAAAATTTTGGGCGCAAATGGTCACG ACAATcgacaaaagcaacaaaatgcCAATGGCGGTTGCTccacaccaacaacaacaacgacgcaAACATCATCCTCCTCAACATCTTCCAGTAGCATAGAGCACAACAACAATCCCAATGAATTGCCTAAACCGAAACGTGTCCTTTATCAGCGTGAGAATATACGGATTGGCTGGAAGCAATCGGAACGTAAATGGCAAATTGGAGCCGGCATGATCAATGTGGGTAACACTTGCTACCTCAATTCAACACTTCAGGCCCTATTCCATATACCTGCATTGGCAAATTGGCTTAACTCGGAGCAGTCACATCTGGAGAATTGTAATATTGGCGGTGAATCGGGCGGAGGTGGAGGTGGGGGCGGCGGTAATAATGGTGGATTCTGCATCATTTGCGCCATGGCCAAAACCTTACAATCAACACAATCGAATGCATCGGCCATACGTCCATATCATATATATTCGAAACTGAAGCAAATCTGCAAACATATGGTTATTGGGCGACAGGAGGATGCCCACGAGTTTTTGCGTTTTCTTGTCGAGGCCATGGAGAAGGCATATTTGATGCGTTATCGCAACTATAAGGAATTGGATCAATTGGTTAAGGAGACAACGCCGCTGAATCAAATATTCGGTGGTTATCTAAGAAGTGAAGTTCGTTGTTTGAGTTGTAATCATGTATCGATTACGTTTCAACATTTCCAAGATCTACTGCTCGATATAAGGAAATCGGATACACTGGATGAGGCATTTGATGGTTATTTTTCAAGAGAGAGATTGGAAGATATGGGCTATAAATGTGAGGGATGCAAAAAGAAG GTTTCGGCTACCAAACAATTTAGTCTGCAACGTGCTCCCATTACATTATGTATACAGTTGAAACGTTTCTCGATGATTGGAAATAAATTAACCAAACAGATCAGTTTTAAGCCCCGCATAGATTTAAGTCGTTTCGCTGCTCGGTCACCGACAGCCCAAGGACAACTGCCACTAACCTATCGTCTCGTTAGCTTGGTAACACATTTGGGTGTATCCCAGCATTGTGGTCATTATACGGCCATTGGTCTAACCGAATCCGGTAGCTATTACAATTTCGATGATAGCTATGTACGTCCGATTGCAATGCAAAGTGTTTGCAGTACAAATTCGTACATAATGTTCTATGAATTGGATCTAAATCAGCCATTGGCAACGCCAGCGAATAAATTGAATGGCCTAAGGCAATTATCGAAtggacatcatcatcatcaacaacaacaacaacaacatcagcagcaacagcaacaacaaccgaCTGTGGTCGCAACAATAGCCAGCTCACCTATGGCCACAACACGATTTATAGGACCACAATTACCGCCAGGTGGCCTAAATGGTTAtgcgatgacgacgacgacgacagccACAAACAACACGACAAATGGTCATTCACAGAAAACAGCGATACAATTTAAGCCACAACAGAATGGTATTCTGACAGTGGGGAGTGGGAAATTTCAAGAGTCTGGGCAACAGAAGTCTCCATTGGTTGGCACAAATCATAAAAACGAAGCTCCAGCAGTTGCaccaaatgcaaatgcaaatgcaaatggtAAAAGTTCCTCCAATCCCAATACCAACACCACCatcaacaccaacaccaacaacggcaacagcaacaacaacaacactaatGCCACAACAGCAAACAACTCCAACAAATTgaaccagcaacaacaacaatatctgCCAATGTCATCCTCGGATGAGGAGGATAGTGATGAAGAGAAGATGAAGAGGCCGACGACGACAACACCACAGCTGCCTAGTATGCCTAAAATGGATGGAGGAGGAGATGAGAAGCCAAAGACATTGACATtgacaccaacaacaacaccaacagcatCAACACCAACAGTTTCCAATCCTCTAAAGAGATTAGTACCCTATGAGTCAGCCTCTGAAGAGGAGGAATCATCCTCTGGAACGCCGTCATCATcaacgccaacaacaacaacaacggcggcggctgcagcagcatcatcTCCAATgcaggcaacagcagcagctacattgccaccaccaccaacgcCTACAAATGCACGTAAACGCAGCCTACcagatcatcatcatcatcatcctcatcatcatgtAATGGTCAATGGTCATGGCAAGTCACCGAAACCAGCCTCCATGCCTCCTGCAACTAACTTTAACTCGTCCTCGAGCAAACAAAAGACTGATGCCATAGACGAGATCTTTAAAAGCCtcaacaattttaataaaaaacgtataaataataaaaatcaaaaacacaATGAAGGTgacgaagaagaagatgatgaGGAAACTCTAGAGAAGGAAACCAACAATTCATCTCGCCtcgtcagcagcagcaccaacaccAGCCCCACTACCAATGGCTGGAAACAGTCACAAAttgtcagcagcagcagcagcaatagcaagaaCGTCTCAACatctgcagcagcagcagcagcaacaacatcatcatccacATCAACATCTGCCCCGCCTTCACCAAAAACTCCGCCATCGCCAGCGGTTATTAATTCAAAAACTGGCCTATGGAAAGTAACTCGCAATcttgatgacgacgatgacgaggaggaggaggatgagGACGATGAAGAGCATATTGCTCCAACACCTCCGCCAGTAGTAGccaaaacccacaaaaatcCATTCTCTTCACAGCAGAAGCCAACACCTTCACCATCAACGGAGGCAGCGCCGAAGCGACAGAAGCTATTTAATGGCACATCCTCATCCACACCACATGTGGGCAATGGCTATCAAAGTGAGCCAAGCACTCCGAATGGCggtggcagtggcagcggcagcaatGGCTGTTTAAATGAACTCCTGAAGCAATCCCATCGTGGCTATGGCTCCTCTTCAGTGCTCAGTTGGAATGGCAAGCAAACGGAATTGGATAAAGAG ctGACAGCTGACGCGCAGGAGCAACGTCAACGGGACCTTGATGACGATGAGGAGAATGAAATGGACCGTGGACGTCAAAGGAAAGTGAAAACGGCGACTGCAAATGGAAAGTCATCGGGCAACAGTAACAATACGACGCCCGGCTATAATCCTTTCCAGGAGTATGAAAGCCAAAAACGTTGGCACAACAAATCATCGAATGGTCCTCCGCGGTTTTACACGCAGCATGCGTCGTCATCGTATCGATCGAATTTCCATCAGCgcaataaatttaaatgtaaCCGCGGCGGCAATGGCGGCGGCGGTAGCGGGGGAATTTCCAAATTCGATCATCGTCACGGATTGCAAAGGCATTTAGCAGCTGGCGGTGGGTTTCCAAGAAGGCCGAATGCcaatcaacagcagcagcaacagcaatccTAA
- the LOC6638806 gene encoding ubiquitin carboxyl-terminal hydrolase 36 isoform X2, whose product MPVSLAVCETTTTTTANVVNAALRESLLGGSRSGAAVAGSGSASSLISGAGGAGASAANDDDSSSTATANTNLQNQIVASAKRVLLAKIEYEEVENYNDSVLDNLKTKYVVIKSPTPAAAAAATNNGNSNSAGSKILGANGHDNRQKQQNANGGCSTPTTTTTQTSSSSTSSSSIEHNNNPNELPKPKRVLYQRENIRIGWKQSERKWQIGAGMINVGNTCYLNSTLQALFHIPALANWLNSEQSHLENCNIGGESGGGGGGGGGNNGGFCIICAMAKTLQSTQSNASAIRPYHIYSKLKQICKHMVIGRQEDAHEFLRFLVEAMEKAYLMRYRNYKELDQLVKETTPLNQIFGGYLRSEVRCLSCNHVSITFQHFQDLLLDIRKSDTLDEAFDGYFSRERLEDMGYKCEGCKKKVSATKQFSLQRAPITLCIQLKRFSMIGNKLTKQISFKPRIDLSRFAARSPTAQGQLPLTYRLVSLVTHLGVSQHCGHYTAIGLTESGSYYNFDDSYVRPIAMQSVCSTNSYIMFYELDLNQPLATPANKLNGLRQLSNGHHHHQQQQQQHQQQQQQQPTVVATIASSPMATTRFIGPQLPPGGLNGYAMTTTTTATNNTTNGHSQKTAIQFKPQQNGILTVGSGKFQESGQQKSPLVGTNHKNEAPAVAPNANANANGKSSSNPNTNTTINTNTNNGNSNNNNTNATTANNSNKLNQQQQQYLPMSSSDEEDSDEEKMKRPTTTTPQLPSMPKMDGGGDEKPKTLTLTPTTTPTASTPTVSNPLKRLVPYESASEEEESSSGTPSSSTPTTTTTAAAAAASSPMQATAAATLPPPPTPTNARKRSLPDHHHHHPHHHVMVNGHGKSPKPASMPPATNFNSSSSKQKTDAIDEIFKSLNNFNKKRINNKNQKHNEGDEEEDDEETLEKETNNSSRLVSSSTNTSPTTNGWKQSQIVSSSSSNSKNVSTSAAAAAATTSSSTSTSAPPSPKTPPSPAVINSKTGLWKVTRNLDDDDDEEEEDEDDEEHIAPTPPPVVAKTHKNPFSSQQKPTPSPSTEAAPKRQKLFNGTSSSTPHVGNGYQSEPSTPNGGGSGSGSNGCLNELLKQSHRGYGSSSVLSWNGKQTELDKEPFELVCAKRIAVDHGDHDDGGGGDDGGGVGVVTTTTTTTTTTKNTTKTAATAVNSSQQHSSSISSLLFVAPQPECRPHNNNNDNDDDDDDDDDDDR is encoded by the exons aTGCCCGTTTCGTTGGCTGTCTGtgaaacgacaacaacaactacagcaaATGTCGTAAATGCTGCTCTACGCGAATCGCTGCTTGGCGGTTCCCGATCTGGTGCTGCCGTTGCTGGCTCTGGCTCTGCCTCATCGTTGATTAGTGGCGCTGGTGGGGCTGGTGCTTCTGCTGCCAACGACGATGACTCCTCCTCCACAGCCACCGCCAACACTAATTTGCAAAATCAAATTGTAGCCAGCGCAAAGCGTGTTCTTTTGGCCAAAATTGAATATGAAGAAGTTGAGAATTATAATGATTCCGTTTTGGACaatttaaaaaccaaatatgTTGTCATCAAGTCTCCGACAcccgcagcagcagcggcagcaacaaaTAATGGTAACAGCAACAGCGCCGGCAGCAAAATTTTGGGCGCAAATGGTCACG ACAATcgacaaaagcaacaaaatgcCAATGGCGGTTGCTccacaccaacaacaacaacgacgcaAACATCATCCTCCTCAACATCTTCCAGTAGCATAGAGCACAACAACAATCCCAATGAATTGCCTAAACCGAAACGTGTCCTTTATCAGCGTGAGAATATACGGATTGGCTGGAAGCAATCGGAACGTAAATGGCAAATTGGAGCCGGCATGATCAATGTGGGTAACACTTGCTACCTCAATTCAACACTTCAGGCCCTATTCCATATACCTGCATTGGCAAATTGGCTTAACTCGGAGCAGTCACATCTGGAGAATTGTAATATTGGCGGTGAATCGGGCGGAGGTGGAGGTGGGGGCGGCGGTAATAATGGTGGATTCTGCATCATTTGCGCCATGGCCAAAACCTTACAATCAACACAATCGAATGCATCGGCCATACGTCCATATCATATATATTCGAAACTGAAGCAAATCTGCAAACATATGGTTATTGGGCGACAGGAGGATGCCCACGAGTTTTTGCGTTTTCTTGTCGAGGCCATGGAGAAGGCATATTTGATGCGTTATCGCAACTATAAGGAATTGGATCAATTGGTTAAGGAGACAACGCCGCTGAATCAAATATTCGGTGGTTATCTAAGAAGTGAAGTTCGTTGTTTGAGTTGTAATCATGTATCGATTACGTTTCAACATTTCCAAGATCTACTGCTCGATATAAGGAAATCGGATACACTGGATGAGGCATTTGATGGTTATTTTTCAAGAGAGAGATTGGAAGATATGGGCTATAAATGTGAGGGATGCAAAAAGAAG GTTTCGGCTACCAAACAATTTAGTCTGCAACGTGCTCCCATTACATTATGTATACAGTTGAAACGTTTCTCGATGATTGGAAATAAATTAACCAAACAGATCAGTTTTAAGCCCCGCATAGATTTAAGTCGTTTCGCTGCTCGGTCACCGACAGCCCAAGGACAACTGCCACTAACCTATCGTCTCGTTAGCTTGGTAACACATTTGGGTGTATCCCAGCATTGTGGTCATTATACGGCCATTGGTCTAACCGAATCCGGTAGCTATTACAATTTCGATGATAGCTATGTACGTCCGATTGCAATGCAAAGTGTTTGCAGTACAAATTCGTACATAATGTTCTATGAATTGGATCTAAATCAGCCATTGGCAACGCCAGCGAATAAATTGAATGGCCTAAGGCAATTATCGAAtggacatcatcatcatcaacaacaacaacaacaacatcagcagcaacagcaacaacaaccgaCTGTGGTCGCAACAATAGCCAGCTCACCTATGGCCACAACACGATTTATAGGACCACAATTACCGCCAGGTGGCCTAAATGGTTAtgcgatgacgacgacgacgacagccACAAACAACACGACAAATGGTCATTCACAGAAAACAGCGATACAATTTAAGCCACAACAGAATGGTATTCTGACAGTGGGGAGTGGGAAATTTCAAGAGTCTGGGCAACAGAAGTCTCCATTGGTTGGCACAAATCATAAAAACGAAGCTCCAGCAGTTGCaccaaatgcaaatgcaaatgcaaatggtAAAAGTTCCTCCAATCCCAATACCAACACCACCatcaacaccaacaccaacaacggcaacagcaacaacaacaacactaatGCCACAACAGCAAACAACTCCAACAAATTgaaccagcaacaacaacaatatctgCCAATGTCATCCTCGGATGAGGAGGATAGTGATGAAGAGAAGATGAAGAGGCCGACGACGACAACACCACAGCTGCCTAGTATGCCTAAAATGGATGGAGGAGGAGATGAGAAGCCAAAGACATTGACATtgacaccaacaacaacaccaacagcatCAACACCAACAGTTTCCAATCCTCTAAAGAGATTAGTACCCTATGAGTCAGCCTCTGAAGAGGAGGAATCATCCTCTGGAACGCCGTCATCATcaacgccaacaacaacaacaacggcggcggctgcagcagcatcatcTCCAATgcaggcaacagcagcagctacattgccaccaccaccaacgcCTACAAATGCACGTAAACGCAGCCTACcagatcatcatcatcatcatcctcatcatcatgtAATGGTCAATGGTCATGGCAAGTCACCGAAACCAGCCTCCATGCCTCCTGCAACTAACTTTAACTCGTCCTCGAGCAAACAAAAGACTGATGCCATAGACGAGATCTTTAAAAGCCtcaacaattttaataaaaaacgtataaataataaaaatcaaaaacacaATGAAGGTgacgaagaagaagatgatgaGGAAACTCTAGAGAAGGAAACCAACAATTCATCTCGCCtcgtcagcagcagcaccaacaccAGCCCCACTACCAATGGCTGGAAACAGTCACAAAttgtcagcagcagcagcagcaatagcaagaaCGTCTCAACatctgcagcagcagcagcagcaacaacatcatcatccacATCAACATCTGCCCCGCCTTCACCAAAAACTCCGCCATCGCCAGCGGTTATTAATTCAAAAACTGGCCTATGGAAAGTAACTCGCAATcttgatgacgacgatgacgaggaggaggaggatgagGACGATGAAGAGCATATTGCTCCAACACCTCCGCCAGTAGTAGccaaaacccacaaaaatcCATTCTCTTCACAGCAGAAGCCAACACCTTCACCATCAACGGAGGCAGCGCCGAAGCGACAGAAGCTATTTAATGGCACATCCTCATCCACACCACATGTGGGCAATGGCTATCAAAGTGAGCCAAGCACTCCGAATGGCggtggcagtggcagcggcagcaatGGCTGTTTAAATGAACTCCTGAAGCAATCCCATCGTGGCTATGGCTCCTCTTCAGTGCTCAGTTGGAATGGCAAGCAAACGGAATTGGATAAAGAG CCTTTTGAGTTGGTTTGTGCAAAACGGATTGCTGTTGATCATGGTGATCATGATgatggcggcggcggcgacgACGGCGGCGGAGTTGGGGTTgtcaccaccaccaccaccaccaccaccaccaccaaaaacaccactaaaacagCGGCGACAGCAGTTAACAGCAGTCAGCAACACTCCTCCTCCATCTCCTCCTTGTTGTTTGTTGCACCCCAACCGGAATGTCGTCcccataataataataatgataatgatgatgatgatgatgatgatgatgacgacgaccgGTAG
- the LOC6639533 gene encoding ribosomal RNA-processing protein 17 — MTRKKQPKKKVEIVFDPLKRKEFLTGFRKRKNERRTRAKVELERNLKEERIRIRQEVKDGFKHLKKSYEPLKELTEEEKAESNVAEAYEDEEVQVKIVELTTNDLAAQRNMLGANQAEDTDEDDDEESDSGEMEQDETNRIPGMDFDHKPKKTKQTTSESTNNPKSTDDVEFKSKKDLDKLMKTKTLKKIKKSKLFKMKEQIDKRANLKKVKRDRNNTIKSVPKHQRKKLKYGHVQQQTKYRKGRMVNKKERRKRANGD, encoded by the exons ATGACAAGAAAAAAGCAACCTAAAAAGAAAGTGGAAATTGTATTTGATCCACTGAAACGCAA AGAATTTCTGACTGGATTTCGTAAGCGAAAGAATGAGCGCCGCACTCGTGCGAAGGTAGAGTTGGAGCGCAATCTTAAGGAAGAGCGCATACGCATCCGGCAGGAGGTAAAAGATGGCTTCAAGCATCTTAAGAAATCCTATGAACCACTCAAAGAACTCACCGAGGAGGAGAAGGCGGAGTCTAATGTCGCCGAGGCCTACGAAGATGAGGAGGTCCAGGTGAAAATTGTTGAGCTGACCACAAACGATTTGGCTGCCCAAAGAAATATGCTGGGTGCCAATCAAGCTGAGGACACagatgaagatgatgacgaGGAATCTGACAGCGGCGAGATGGAACAAGATGAAACCAATCGTATTCCCGGCATGGATTTCGATCATAAacccaaaaaaaccaaacaaactaCTTCAGAGAGCACAAACAATCCAAAATCCACAGATGATGTCGAATTCAAGAGTAAAAAAGATTTGGATAAACTGATGAAGACGAAAACAttgaagaaaatcaaaaaaagcAAGCTATTCAAAATGAAGGAGCAAATCGATAAAAGAGCCAATCTGAAGAAGGTCAAACGTGATCGCAATAATACTATCAAAAGTGTTCCCAAACATCAGCGGAAGAAGCTCAAATATGGTCATGTCCAGCAGCAGACCAAGTATCGCAAGGGTCGCATGGTCAACAAAAAGGAGAGACGGAAACGTGCCAATGGCGATTAG
- the LOC6638805 gene encoding bifunctional coenzyme A synthase gives MSSTGLLVVSNIKQLSKSLRSIEKYVNSLYIHLNVNQESPSSPVVPPPAWGRLISQLYADSSGYVGTKIDLRVLISPLKHKDVNTLRLRKNVDLIFSDAHQPELCERLRSVLNISKPTIFLDEEVSKGVSLLAVEDQQQQKEEKVYPSVVLGGTFDRIHLGHKIFLTQAVLRSHKRLVVGVTTAAMTKSKILPDLILPVEERIEQLRDFLLDIDDTLHYDIVPIDDPFGPTQYDPDLDMIVVSAETLRGGQKVNEIRKSKQLNELDIFVIDIVESNNLDGIHETKVSSSNTRIDLLGTRWRKPEAKPQLPDYPYIIGLTGGIASGKSKMAQRLGEFGAHVIDCDKVAHDVYEPGQVCHEKIVKHFGDQILASDGSQRIDRSKLGPLVFANAHELQILNGIVWPELMNEVNRRLNVLRSSDQVPRVVVLEAAVLLRAGWESNCHEVWSMIVPPEEAVRRIIERNGLSEEEARKRLASQVPNPEIVAKSHVLFSSQWDYDFTQKQAERAWQILCRELEQRPRTSSL, from the exons ATGTCATCCACAGGTCTTCTCGTGGTATCCAATATCAAGCAGTTGAGCAAATCCTTGCGAAGCATTGAGAAATATGTAAACTCCCTTTACATCCACCTGAACGTGAATCAAGAATCCCCGTCATCGCCAGTGGTACCACCACCGGCCTGGGGACGTCTAATCTCCCAGCTCTATGCGGATAGCAGCGGCTATGTGGGCACCAAGATTGACCTCCGAGTGCTGATATCACCCCTGAAGCATAAAGATGTGAACACCTTGCGATTACGCAAGAATGTAGATCTAATATTCTCCGATGCTCATCAGCCGGAGTTGTGTGAGAGATTGCGCAGTGTGCTGAACATAAGCAAACCTACAATATTCCTAGACGAGGAGGTATCCAAGGGAGTGAGCCTACTAGCTGTCGAggatcagcagcagcaaaaggaGGAGAAGGTGTATCCTTCAGTGGTTTTGGGTGGAACCTTTGATCGCATTCATTTGGGTCATAAGATATTTCTCACTCAGGCTGTGCTACGCTCCCACAAACGTCTTGTTGTGGGCGTGACTACAGCAGCGATGACCAAAT CCAAAATCTTGCCCGATTTGATTTTGCCCGTTGAGGAGCGCATTGAACAACTGCGCGACTTTCTGCTGGATATTGATGATACACTTCATTATGATATAGTGCCCATTGACGATCCTTTTGGTCCCACACAATATGATCCCGACTTGGATATGATTGTGGTCAGTGCCGAGACTCTGAGGGGCGGCCAGAAGGTCAATGAGATACGCAAAAGCAAACAACTTAATGAATTGGATATATTTGTCATTGATATTGTGGAGAGCAACAATCTCGATGGCATCCACGAGACGAAAGTTAGCTCCAGCAACACTAGAATAGATCTATTGGGCACAAGATGGCGTAAGCCCGAAGCCAAGCCCCAATTGCCAGATTATCCCTATATAATAGGTCTGACTGGCGGCATAGCCTCTGGCAAGAGTAAAATGGCCCAGAGATTGGGTGAGTTTGGTGCCCATGTCATCGATTGCGATAAGGTGGCCCATGATGTCTACGAGCCGGGTCAAGTGTGCCATGAGAAGATTGTCAAGCATTTCGGTGACCAAATCCTTGCCAGCGATGGCTCCCAACGCATTGATCGCTCCAAATTGGGTCCACTGGTCTTTGCTAATGCCCATGAACTTCAGATTCTGAATGGCATTGTTTGGCCCGAACTGATGAATGAGGTCAATAGACGGTTAAATGTATTACGTTCATCTGACCAAGTACCACGAGTTGTTGTCCTTGAGGCTGCTGTACTCCTGCGTGCCGGGTGGGAATCAAATTGCCATGAAGTTTGGTCCATGATTGTGCCCCCAGAGGAAGCTGTACGCAGAATTATCGAACGCAATGGCCTGAGTGAGGAGGAAGCCCGTAAGCGTCTGGCTAGTCAGGTGCCAAATCCTGAAATCGTTGCCAAATCCCATGTCCTCTTCAGTTCACAATGGGATTATGATTTCACACAAAAACAAGCGGAGAGAGCATGGCAAATCCTTTGCCGGGAATTGGAGCAGCGTCCAAGAACGAGTAGCTTATGA